Proteins from one Arthrobacter sp. Soc17.1.1.1 genomic window:
- the dhaL gene encoding dihydroxyacetone kinase subunit DhaL, with product MAEVLDTDWAVRWIHETARVVAENRALLIDLDRVIGDADHGENLDRGFSAAVAKLDAGEAPPTPAAVLKQVAMTLMSTVGGAAGPLYGTAFLRAATSLGDAAEIDAGAAAGMIRAARDGIVTRGKAEVGDKTMVDAWTPATESAETAAHAGATPPEVLAAAANAAHAGAVATEPLIARKGRASYLGERSAGHQDPGAVSTALILTAAAAAAGGEVA from the coding sequence ATGGCGGAGGTCCTCGACACCGACTGGGCCGTGCGGTGGATCCATGAGACCGCGCGCGTGGTCGCGGAGAACCGCGCCCTCCTGATCGACCTCGACAGGGTCATCGGCGACGCGGACCACGGGGAGAACCTGGACCGCGGGTTCAGTGCCGCCGTCGCGAAGCTCGATGCCGGGGAGGCGCCGCCCACGCCGGCGGCGGTCCTGAAGCAGGTCGCCATGACGCTCATGTCCACCGTCGGGGGTGCCGCCGGGCCCCTGTACGGCACGGCCTTCCTGCGCGCCGCAACCTCCCTCGGTGATGCGGCGGAGATCGACGCCGGGGCCGCCGCCGGGATGATCCGGGCCGCACGCGACGGCATCGTCACGCGCGGCAAGGCGGAGGTGGGCGACAAGACCATGGTCGACGCGTGGACGCCGGCCACGGAGTCCGCCGAGACCGCCGCCCACGCCGGTGCGACACCCCCGGAGGTGCTCGCCGCCGCGGCGAACGCGGCCCACGCCGGGGCGGTGGCCACCGAACCCCTCATCGCACGCAAGGGCCGGGCCAGCTACCTCGGTGAGCGCAGCGCCGGGCACCAGGACCCCGGCGCCGTCTCCACCGCCCTGATCCTGACGGCGGCCGCTGCGGCCGCCGGGGGAGAGGTCGCGTGA
- the pstC gene encoding phosphate ABC transporter permease subunit PstC, with product MSTNTLKATTDRGRAGDKIFSGISLTAGVLILAVLFSVAVFLLVQAAPTFTADPAEITGGNGFTAYILPIVIGTVIAAVIALIIATPIGIAVALFISHYAPRRLARAFGYVIDLLAAIPSVIYGAWGYIVLAPQLAKGYTWLAENLGWIPIFAGPASQTGKTMLTAGIVLAVMVIPIITSLSREIFLQTPNLHEEAALAMGATRWEMVRMAVLPFARPGIISATMLGLGRALGETMAVALVLSPGTLVASLVKTGNQTIAAEIALNFPEAFGLRLNELIAAGLVLFVITLIVNMIARFIITRHKEFSGAN from the coding sequence GTGTCAACCAATACGCTGAAAGCGACGACAGATCGAGGCCGCGCAGGCGACAAGATCTTCTCGGGAATCTCCCTCACGGCCGGTGTCCTGATCCTGGCAGTGCTCTTCAGCGTCGCCGTGTTCCTGCTGGTGCAGGCAGCACCGACCTTCACGGCCGACCCCGCCGAGATCACCGGCGGCAACGGCTTCACCGCGTACATCCTGCCGATCGTCATCGGCACCGTCATCGCCGCGGTCATCGCGCTGATCATCGCGACACCCATCGGTATCGCGGTCGCCCTCTTCATCTCGCACTACGCGCCGCGGCGCCTCGCACGGGCCTTCGGGTACGTCATCGACCTGCTCGCGGCCATCCCCTCGGTGATCTACGGCGCCTGGGGCTACATCGTCCTCGCGCCGCAGCTCGCCAAGGGCTACACGTGGCTCGCCGAGAACCTCGGCTGGATCCCGATCTTCGCCGGACCGGCCAGCCAGACCGGCAAGACCATGCTCACCGCCGGCATCGTCCTCGCGGTCATGGTGATCCCCATCATCACGTCTCTCAGCAGGGAGATCTTCCTGCAGACACCGAACCTCCACGAGGAGGCGGCGCTCGCGATGGGCGCCACGCGCTGGGAGATGGTGCGCATGGCCGTCCTGCCGTTCGCCCGCCCCGGCATCATCAGCGCCACCATGCTCGGCCTCGGCCGTGCCCTCGGCGAGACCATGGCCGTGGCCCTGGTCCTCTCGCCGGGCACCCTCGTGGCGAGCCTCGTGAAGACGGGCAACCAGACGATCGCGGCCGAGATCGCCCTGAACTTCCCGGAGGCCTTCGGCCTGCGCCTCAACGAGCTGATCGCGGCGGGCCTCGTGCTCTTCGTCATCACGCTGATCGTCAACATGATCGCCCGCTTCATCATCACCCGGCACAAAGAATTCTCGGGAGCGAACTAA
- the pstS gene encoding phosphate ABC transporter substrate-binding protein PstS, whose amino-acid sequence MKALRFGRAAAVISVAALALTACGSDNATGEPAAEGPASSAAGTAVSGTLTGIGASSQNSAMEAWKAGFESANQGAMVQYSPDGSGAGRKAFLSGGAQFAGSDAYLKDEEMTQAMEVCGPDGAINIPAYISPIAIAFNLEGVTELNLDAPTIAQIFGKKITTWNDPAIAAQNEGVELPDTPITVVHRSDESGTTENFVDYLAAAAPEDWTYEVSGAWPAELQSENAKGTSGVVQTVTSTDGAITYADASAVGDLGKAKVKVGEEYTELSSDAAAKAVEVATPVEGRPETDMSLELERDTTESGAYPVVLVSYHVYCTSYDSQETVDLVKAFGSYVISEEGQAEAEASAGNAPLSASLSEKAKASIESIKVAS is encoded by the coding sequence GTGAAGGCTCTTCGCTTTGGCCGCGCTGCGGCAGTTATCTCCGTAGCCGCGCTGGCGCTGACCGCTTGTGGTTCCGACAACGCCACCGGCGAGCCCGCCGCAGAGGGACCCGCGTCCTCCGCCGCCGGCACCGCCGTGTCCGGAACCCTGACCGGCATCGGCGCCTCGTCGCAGAACTCTGCGATGGAGGCCTGGAAGGCCGGTTTCGAGTCCGCCAACCAGGGCGCCATGGTGCAGTACTCCCCGGACGGATCCGGTGCGGGCCGCAAGGCCTTCCTGAGCGGCGGCGCGCAGTTCGCCGGCTCGGACGCCTACCTCAAGGACGAAGAGATGACCCAGGCCATGGAGGTCTGCGGCCCCGACGGCGCCATCAACATCCCGGCCTACATCTCGCCGATCGCGATCGCCTTCAACCTCGAGGGCGTCACCGAGCTGAACCTCGACGCCCCCACCATCGCGCAGATCTTCGGCAAGAAGATCACCACCTGGAACGATCCCGCGATCGCTGCCCAGAACGAGGGCGTCGAGCTCCCCGACACCCCCATCACCGTCGTGCACCGCTCGGACGAGTCAGGCACCACCGAGAACTTCGTCGACTACCTCGCCGCCGCGGCCCCCGAGGACTGGACCTACGAGGTCAGCGGCGCCTGGCCCGCAGAACTGCAGTCCGAGAACGCCAAGGGCACCTCGGGTGTCGTCCAGACGGTCACCTCGACCGACGGCGCCATCACCTACGCCGACGCCTCCGCCGTGGGAGACCTCGGCAAGGCCAAGGTCAAGGTCGGCGAGGAGTACACGGAACTCAGCTCCGACGCAGCCGCCAAGGCCGTCGAGGTCGCCACCCCGGTCGAGGGCCGCCCCGAGACCGACATGTCCCTCGAGCTCGAGCGCGACACCACCGAGTCCGGTGCCTACCCCGTCGTCCTCGTCAGCTACCACGTGTACTGCACCTCCTACGACAGCCAGGAGACCGTCGACCTCGTGAAGGCGTTCGGCTCCTACGTCATCAGCGAGGAAGGCCAGGCAGAGGCCGAGGCCTCCGCCGGCAACGCCCCGCTGTCCGCGTCGCTCAGCGAGAAGGCCAAGGCCTCGATCGAATCGATCAAGGTCGCCTCCTAG
- the radA gene encoding DNA repair protein RadA — MPTKTSAAARASRSNAPNYRCAECGWTTAKWVGRCGECQAWGTVEETGQVVARTTAAAAVTTPARRIAEVDATLSGFQPTKIDELDRVLGGGLVPGAVILLAGEPGVGKSTLLLDVAARVARLGKDVLYVTGEESAAQVKLRADRIDAVADSLYLSAETDLGQALGQVESIDPALLIVDSVQTLSSAAVDGSAGGVTQVREVAASLIGAAKARGMTTLLVGHVTKDGSIAGPRLLEHLVDVVCQFEGERHSRLRLLRAVKNRYGPTDEVGCFDLTDGGIEGLADPSGLFVSRTKDPVSGTCITVTLEGRRPLLAEVQALLAESPNSQPRRATSGLDSSRVAMLLAVLQSRASVSLHKDDSYVATVGGVRLTEPATDLAVALAIASAKTDHPLPARLIAFGEVGLAGEVRPVPGIGRRIQEAERLGFTHAIVPSSPGGTGPVPKGFSVREVSTLAEALALLF, encoded by the coding sequence ATGCCCACGAAGACCTCCGCCGCCGCACGCGCGAGCCGCAGCAACGCCCCGAACTACCGCTGCGCCGAGTGCGGCTGGACGACCGCGAAATGGGTGGGGCGGTGCGGCGAATGCCAGGCGTGGGGCACGGTCGAGGAGACGGGCCAGGTGGTCGCGCGGACCACGGCCGCGGCCGCCGTGACGACTCCGGCGCGGCGGATCGCCGAGGTCGACGCCACCCTGTCCGGGTTCCAGCCGACGAAGATCGACGAGCTCGACCGCGTGCTCGGCGGCGGGCTGGTCCCGGGAGCCGTCATCCTGCTCGCCGGTGAGCCCGGGGTCGGCAAGTCCACGCTGCTGCTCGATGTCGCTGCGCGGGTGGCGCGGCTGGGCAAGGACGTCCTCTACGTCACGGGTGAGGAGTCGGCGGCCCAGGTGAAGCTGCGCGCTGACCGGATCGACGCCGTCGCCGACTCGCTGTACCTGAGCGCGGAGACGGACCTCGGCCAGGCACTCGGCCAGGTGGAGTCGATCGACCCCGCGCTGCTGATCGTCGACTCCGTGCAGACCCTCAGCAGCGCGGCCGTGGACGGCAGCGCCGGCGGTGTCACGCAGGTCCGCGAGGTGGCGGCGTCCCTCATCGGGGCGGCCAAGGCCCGCGGCATGACCACGCTCCTCGTCGGCCATGTTACCAAGGACGGCTCGATCGCCGGGCCGAGGCTCCTCGAGCACCTCGTCGACGTCGTCTGCCAGTTCGAGGGCGAGCGCCACTCGCGCCTGCGCCTGCTGCGCGCCGTGAAGAACCGGTACGGGCCCACGGACGAGGTGGGGTGCTTCGACCTGACGGACGGCGGCATCGAGGGACTCGCCGATCCCAGCGGACTCTTCGTCTCGCGCACCAAGGACCCCGTGTCGGGGACCTGCATCACGGTGACGCTCGAGGGCCGGCGTCCGCTCCTCGCGGAGGTGCAGGCACTGCTGGCCGAGTCCCCCAACTCGCAGCCACGCCGGGCCACCAGCGGCCTCGACAGCTCGCGCGTGGCCATGCTGCTCGCGGTGCTGCAGAGCCGTGCCTCGGTGAGCCTCCACAAGGACGACAGCTATGTGGCGACGGTCGGTGGCGTGCGCCTGACCGAGCCCGCCACCGACCTCGCCGTCGCGCTGGCGATCGCGTCCGCGAAGACCGACCATCCCCTGCCCGCGCGGCTGATCGCGTTCGGGGAGGTGGGGCTCGCCGGGGAGGTGCGCCCCGTCCCGGGCATCGGGCGGCGTATCCAGGAAGCGGAGCGGCTCGGGTTCACGCACGCGATCGTCCCGTCCTCACCCGGGGGCACCGGTCCCGTACCCAAGGGCTTCTCCGTGCGGGAGGTCTCCACCCTCGCCGAGGCGCTCGCCCTCCTGTTCTAG
- a CDS encoding amino-acid N-acetyltransferase, with the protein MTAPFTIRRARTSDVPAIKALVEPLAQERILMAKETVAYYEGLPEFRIAEADGGEVLGCGALHIMWEDLAEVRTLATSPMARGRGVGHALVEELLEEARGFGVRRVFCLTFEVGFFRRHGFEVMADQSAVDPRIYSELLRSHDEGVAEFLDLARVKPNTLGNTRMIREL; encoded by the coding sequence GTGACCGCACCCTTCACCATCCGCCGCGCCCGCACCTCGGACGTCCCCGCCATCAAGGCGCTCGTCGAGCCGCTCGCCCAGGAGCGCATCCTGATGGCCAAGGAGACGGTGGCCTACTACGAGGGCCTGCCCGAGTTCCGCATCGCGGAGGCCGACGGCGGGGAGGTGCTCGGCTGCGGGGCGCTGCACATCATGTGGGAGGACCTTGCCGAGGTGCGCACCCTCGCGACGTCCCCCATGGCCCGCGGGCGCGGGGTGGGGCATGCGCTCGTCGAGGAGCTGCTCGAGGAGGCCCGCGGCTTCGGTGTCAGGCGCGTGTTCTGCCTGACCTTCGAGGTGGGCTTCTTCCGCCGCCACGGCTTCGAGGTCATGGCCGACCAGTCCGCCGTCGATCCGCGGATCTACTCGGAACTCCTGCGATCCCACGACGAGGGCGTCGCGGAGTTCCTCGACCTGGCCCGGGTGAAGCCCAACACCCTTGGAAACACGCGGATGATCAGGGAACTCTGA
- a CDS encoding A/G-specific adenine glycosylase, whose protein sequence is MRDLHLRITDWFAGAARELPWREPSCSPWGILVSEVMLQQTPVARVLPVWRDWLERWPSPAHLAAEPAGAAVRHWGRLGYPRRALRLHAAATAMVAGHRGEVPGTYEELLSLPGVGTYTAAAVAAFAFGRRETVVDTNIRRVHARLFGGTALPAPALTAAETRRAVELLPDDEALSVRWNAAVMELGAVVCTARSPLCDACPVLDACAWVAAGRPAPDYVPKGQAWAGTDRQVRGAIVAVLREAHAPVPRSMLLEAPVDLAVVADGVRIPAAPDPLSALHRLRAPAEQLDRALAGLLADGLAEEADGGLRLPG, encoded by the coding sequence GTGCGCGATCTCCACCTGCGGATCACCGACTGGTTCGCGGGGGCCGCACGGGAGCTGCCCTGGCGGGAACCCTCGTGCTCCCCGTGGGGCATCCTCGTCAGCGAGGTCATGCTGCAGCAGACCCCCGTGGCGCGGGTCCTCCCGGTCTGGCGCGACTGGCTGGAACGCTGGCCGTCCCCGGCCCACCTCGCCGCCGAACCCGCGGGCGCGGCCGTCCGTCACTGGGGCCGCCTCGGGTACCCTCGCCGCGCGCTCCGCCTGCACGCCGCAGCAACGGCGATGGTGGCCGGGCACCGCGGTGAGGTGCCGGGCACCTACGAGGAGCTGCTGTCGTTGCCCGGCGTGGGCACCTACACCGCCGCTGCCGTGGCCGCCTTCGCCTTCGGCCGCCGCGAGACCGTCGTGGACACGAACATCCGCCGCGTCCACGCCCGGCTCTTCGGCGGGACGGCCCTCCCCGCGCCGGCGCTCACGGCCGCCGAGACCCGGCGGGCCGTGGAGCTGCTGCCCGACGACGAGGCGCTGTCCGTGCGCTGGAACGCCGCAGTGATGGAACTCGGGGCAGTCGTCTGCACGGCCAGGAGTCCGCTGTGCGATGCGTGCCCCGTGCTGGACGCCTGCGCGTGGGTCGCCGCGGGACGGCCGGCGCCCGACTACGTACCGAAGGGCCAGGCGTGGGCGGGGACGGACCGGCAGGTCCGCGGGGCCATCGTCGCCGTGCTGCGCGAGGCCCACGCCCCGGTGCCCCGGTCCATGCTCCTGGAGGCTCCGGTGGACCTCGCCGTGGTCGCCGACGGGGTGCGGATCCCCGCGGCGCCGGATCCGCTGTCCGCCCTGCACCGCCTGCGGGCCCCCGCCGAGCAGCTCGACCGCGCCCTCGCCGGCCTCCTCGCCGACGGCCTCGCGGAGGAGGCCGACGGCGGGCTCCGCCTGCCGGGCTAG
- the dhaK gene encoding dihydroxyacetone kinase subunit DhaK produces the protein MKKLINDPRAVVNESVEGFGIAHADLVAVHPDPLFITRRDAPVRGKVGLVSGGGSGHEPLHAGFVGRGMLDAAVPGAVFTSPTPDQIIPATTAVDGGAGVLHIVKNYTGDVLNFETAAEMAEAEGVTVRSVLVNDDVAVEDSLYTAGRRGVGGTVLVERIAGAAAERGDDLDGVTAVAQRVVDGVRSMGVALAACTVPHAGVPSFELSDDEIEIGIGIHGEPGRHKIAMEDADGITQRLLDPIAADLRLTSGDRTIVMVNGMGGTPASELYIVFRKVAQLLEGLGVSIERSLVGNYITALEMQGASLTILRADDEMLELWDSPVHTAALRWGA, from the coding sequence GTGAAGAAGCTCATCAACGACCCCAGAGCCGTGGTCAACGAGTCGGTCGAAGGATTCGGCATCGCGCATGCCGACCTCGTGGCCGTCCACCCCGATCCCCTCTTCATCACCCGCAGGGACGCCCCCGTCCGGGGCAAGGTGGGCCTGGTCTCCGGCGGCGGAAGCGGTCACGAACCGCTCCACGCCGGCTTCGTGGGACGCGGCATGCTCGACGCCGCCGTGCCCGGCGCCGTGTTCACCTCGCCCACGCCCGACCAGATCATCCCCGCCACCACGGCCGTCGACGGCGGTGCGGGCGTGCTGCACATCGTCAAGAACTACACGGGCGACGTCCTCAACTTCGAGACGGCCGCGGAGATGGCCGAGGCCGAGGGTGTCACCGTCCGCTCGGTCCTCGTCAACGACGACGTGGCCGTCGAGGACTCCCTCTACACGGCGGGCCGGCGCGGCGTCGGCGGGACCGTGCTCGTCGAGCGCATCGCCGGAGCCGCTGCCGAACGCGGCGACGATCTCGACGGCGTCACGGCCGTCGCCCAGCGCGTGGTGGACGGCGTCCGCTCCATGGGTGTGGCGCTCGCCGCCTGCACCGTGCCGCACGCCGGCGTGCCCAGCTTCGAGCTCTCGGACGACGAGATCGAGATCGGTATCGGCATCCACGGCGAGCCCGGCCGGCACAAGATCGCCATGGAGGACGCCGACGGCATCACGCAGCGGCTCCTCGACCCCATCGCCGCCGACCTCAGGCTCACCTCGGGCGACCGCACCATCGTGATGGTCAACGGGATGGGCGGCACGCCCGCCAGCGAGCTGTACATCGTGTTCCGCAAGGTCGCGCAGCTGCTGGAGGGCCTCGGCGTGAGCATCGAACGCTCCCTCGTCGGCAACTACATCACCGCGCTCGAGATGCAGGGCGCCTCGCTGACGATCCTGCGGGCGGACGACGAGATGCTCGAACTCTGGGACTCGCCCGTGCACACCGCCGCGCTGCGATGGGGGGCCTGA
- the disA gene encoding DNA integrity scanning diadenylate cyclase DisA: MVRSPEDSLKATLARVAPGTQLRDGLERILRGRTGALIVLGSDRTVDSICSGGFDIGIEFSPTRLRELAKMDGAIVCDKDASRILRAAVQLVPDHTIETQESGTRHRTAERVAKQTSFPVISVSQSMQIIALYIDGLRFVLEGSEPVLARANQALATLERYRARLDQVTNSLSALEIEAMVTVRDVAVTLQRQEMVRRISEEISQYVLELGVDGRLLSLQVEELTTGLGPGSEMVLRDYMDLGSSTAPVEERVATLQGFSSTDLIDLGTIASVLGFNPSLDSLEAVIQPKGFRLLSGIKAVPPAVANRLVEHFDGLQNLMAANIEDLMAVDGIGEQRARTVREGLSRIAETSLLDRFM; this comes from the coding sequence ATGGTTCGTAGTCCGGAGGACTCGCTCAAAGCCACCCTCGCCAGAGTAGCCCCGGGGACCCAGCTGCGCGACGGGCTCGAGCGGATCCTGAGGGGTCGCACCGGTGCGCTGATCGTGCTCGGCTCCGACCGCACCGTGGATTCGATCTGCTCGGGCGGCTTCGACATCGGCATCGAGTTCTCGCCCACGCGCCTGCGGGAACTGGCCAAGATGGACGGCGCCATCGTCTGCGACAAGGACGCGAGCCGCATCCTCCGCGCGGCCGTCCAGCTCGTACCCGACCACACCATCGAGACGCAGGAGTCCGGGACACGCCACCGCACGGCGGAGCGCGTGGCCAAGCAGACCAGCTTCCCCGTGATCAGCGTCAGCCAGTCCATGCAGATCATCGCCCTCTACATCGACGGGCTCCGGTTCGTCCTCGAGGGGTCCGAGCCCGTGCTCGCCCGCGCGAACCAGGCCCTCGCGACGCTCGAACGGTACCGGGCCCGCCTCGACCAGGTCACCAACTCGCTGTCCGCCCTGGAGATCGAGGCGATGGTGACCGTCCGCGATGTCGCCGTCACCCTGCAGCGCCAGGAGATGGTGCGACGGATCTCCGAGGAGATCTCGCAGTACGTGCTGGAACTCGGCGTGGACGGCCGTCTGCTGTCCCTGCAGGTCGAGGAGCTCACCACGGGCCTCGGCCCGGGCAGCGAGATGGTGCTCCGCGACTACATGGACCTCGGCAGCAGCACGGCGCCGGTGGAGGAGCGCGTCGCGACCCTGCAGGGGTTCAGCTCCACGGATCTCATCGACCTCGGGACCATCGCGAGCGTGCTGGGCTTCAACCCGTCCCTGGACTCGCTCGAAGCCGTCATCCAGCCCAAGGGTTTCCGCCTGCTGTCCGGCATCAAGGCGGTACCGCCCGCCGTCGCCAACCGGCTCGTGGAGCACTTCGACGGCCTGCAGAATCTCATGGCAGCGAACATCGAGGACCTCATGGCCGTGGACGGCATCGGCGAGCAGCGTGCCCGGACCGTCCGCGAGGGCCTGTCCAGGATCGCCGAGACGAGCCTCCTCGACCGCTTCATGTGA
- the dhaM gene encoding dihydroxyacetone kinase phosphoryl donor subunit DhaM gives MSVGLVIVSHSEKIAEGVVELAAQMAPDVLLVAAGGADDGAGPARIGTSFERVQAALERASAGDGVVILTDLGSAVMTAEMVLEFLEPDARESVRLAQAALVEGAVAAAVQAQGGASLDEVVQAAERAVVSIRPEELEPFVSHAAAAPGQAAPADTDRAAAGTTASGSWTLPNQMGLHARPAATLATGLTDLDAEVTVNGVDGKSVMLLMSLGLGQGRTVTVEASGPDAQAAVDFVGQAVESGFGEPS, from the coding sequence GTGAGCGTCGGCCTCGTGATCGTCTCGCACAGCGAGAAGATCGCCGAGGGCGTCGTCGAACTGGCCGCCCAGATGGCGCCCGACGTCCTGCTCGTCGCCGCCGGAGGAGCGGACGACGGCGCCGGTCCCGCCCGGATCGGCACGAGCTTCGAGCGGGTGCAGGCGGCCCTCGAGCGGGCATCGGCGGGGGACGGCGTGGTGATCCTGACCGATCTCGGCTCCGCGGTCATGACCGCCGAGATGGTGCTCGAGTTCCTCGAGCCCGACGCGCGGGAGTCCGTCCGGCTCGCCCAGGCTGCCCTGGTGGAGGGAGCGGTCGCCGCCGCCGTGCAGGCCCAGGGCGGCGCATCCCTCGACGAGGTGGTCCAGGCGGCGGAGCGGGCCGTGGTGTCCATCCGTCCCGAGGAGCTCGAGCCCTTCGTCAGCCATGCCGCGGCCGCCCCGGGACAGGCGGCACCGGCGGACACGGACAGGGCCGCCGCGGGGACGACGGCGAGCGGGTCGTGGACGCTGCCGAACCAGATGGGCCTGCACGCCCGGCCCGCTGCCACGCTCGCCACGGGGCTCACCGATCTCGACGCCGAGGTGACGGTGAACGGCGTGGACGGCAAGTCGGTGATGCTGCTGATGAGCCTCGGGCTCGGCCAGGGCAGGACGGTGACCGTCGAGGCGAGCGGCCCCGACGCCCAGGCCGCGGTCGACTTCGTCGGGCAGGCGGTCGAATCGGGATTCGGCGAGCCGTCCTGA
- a CDS encoding CsbD family protein translates to MGLDDKIGNKGEGLGGKVKEGLGKATGDENLEAEGHKDQATSKLKDAGENVKDAFKGH, encoded by the coding sequence ATGGGACTGGATGACAAGATCGGGAACAAGGGCGAAGGCCTGGGCGGCAAGGTCAAGGAAGGCCTCGGCAAGGCGACCGGAGACGAGAACCTCGAGGCCGAGGGCCACAAGGACCAGGCGACCTCGAAACTGAAGGACGCCGGCGAGAACGTCAAGGACGCGTTCAAGGGCCACTGA
- a CDS encoding FUSC family protein: MPPRQGISATLAFLRRRSRTGLRRSSNSVVAALQMTVCAVGAYAFAEEVLGHSGPLFAATSSMISLGFSRDPRIRRVLEVAIGCTLGISVGDLLLTLFGTGLWQAAVVLFISILLARFLDSGTIFTTQLGLQSLLVVLLPAPQGGPFTRSVDAIVGGLFALAITVLLPRDPRREPKSNVRGLLGELSGVLRDGASALRQSDSTLAWHALVRARNCQSQLDTLTGGMKAAQEVARISPAYRRHRDELGDLRTAIDSIDLAIRNSRVFSRRLTSAINHAALTDEAIEALGQSLDDTADAVDVLSRALSAGDSAERRLNLRQARNELAAVATDLHPATLNISRLEGEGLVLLLRPLVVDLLSATGLSHEDAADYLPRL, from the coding sequence ATGCCGCCGCGCCAGGGAATATCCGCAACCCTCGCCTTCCTGCGCAGGCGTTCTCGCACGGGCCTCAGGCGCAGTTCCAACTCGGTGGTCGCGGCACTGCAGATGACGGTCTGTGCGGTGGGTGCGTACGCCTTCGCCGAGGAGGTCCTCGGCCACAGCGGGCCGCTGTTCGCCGCGACGTCGTCGATGATCTCGCTCGGTTTCTCCCGGGACCCGCGCATCCGGCGGGTGCTCGAGGTGGCGATCGGCTGCACGCTCGGCATCTCCGTCGGCGATCTCCTGCTCACCCTGTTCGGTACCGGCCTGTGGCAGGCGGCGGTCGTGCTGTTCATCTCGATCCTGCTGGCCCGGTTCCTGGACAGCGGCACCATCTTCACCACGCAGCTCGGGCTGCAGTCCCTGCTCGTGGTGCTGCTCCCCGCCCCGCAGGGCGGCCCGTTCACGCGGAGCGTCGACGCGATCGTGGGCGGCCTCTTCGCGCTCGCGATCACCGTGCTCCTGCCCCGGGATCCGCGCCGCGAACCGAAGTCCAACGTGCGCGGGCTCCTGGGCGAGCTCTCCGGCGTGCTCCGCGACGGCGCCTCGGCCCTCCGGCAGAGCGATTCCACCCTGGCGTGGCACGCACTGGTCCGTGCCCGGAACTGCCAGTCCCAGCTCGACACCCTGACGGGCGGCATGAAGGCCGCGCAGGAGGTGGCACGCATCTCGCCCGCGTATCGGCGCCATCGCGACGAGCTCGGCGACCTGCGCACCGCCATCGACTCGATCGACCTCGCCATCCGCAACAGCCGCGTGTTCTCCCGCCGGCTGACCTCGGCCATCAACCATGCGGCGCTGACCGACGAGGCGATCGAGGCCCTCGGCCAGTCGCTCGACGACACGGCCGACGCCGTCGACGTGCTGAGCCGGGCGCTCTCGGCGGGTGATTCGGCCGAGCGGCGCCTGAACCTGCGGCAGGCGCGCAACGAACTCGCGGCCGTCGCCACCGATCTCCACCCGGCGACCCTCAACATCAGCCGTCTCGAGGGTGAGGGGCTGGTGCTGCTCCTGCGCCCGCTCGTCGTCGACCTCCTCAGCGCCACGGGCCTGTCCCACGAGGACGCCGCGGACTACCTGCCCCGCCTCTGA